In the Arthrobacter sp. 31Y genome, one interval contains:
- a CDS encoding ATP-dependent DNA ligase, producing MAGKQQERVNVEGHELTLTNLGKIIYPETGTTKAEVLEYYAAVAPFLIPAAANRPVTRKRWVNGVGTAEHPGQVFFQKNLEDSAPKWIPRAAIQHSDHSNVYPLVNNLATLTWMAQIASLEIHVPQWQVDAAGKPLRPDRFVLDLDPGPGAGLPECVEVAKLARSILQDMSMDPVPVTSGSKGIHLYTGLDGTLKSEQVAAFAHELARALESDHPDLVVSDMKKSLRKGKVLVDWSQNSGNKTTIVPYSLRGRAFPTVAAPRTWRELASASLEHLDFLSVMKRVKTGKDHFAPISERHLPPHGEDEKDDGGAAPGSTGTGSSGTGSSGTVNTGTGSSGSPRERVVTVENRLAKYVGMRDPDKTPEPFPSSSAVSSGAAGRSSSDQPKPGEPPPPGGIFVIQEHHARRYHLDFRLEHEGVLVSWALPRGVPETTDRNNLAVHTEDHPMDYATFAGVIPKGEYGAGTVSIWDRGEYTCEKWRDGKEVIATLTGEPGGGLGGTRRFALINTGQNWLIHQMKEQPGGRHGGPSPGKAAPKPEPTQPTPSTPQPMPNYTPMLATSGTTAELSGDDWLFELKWDGIRAIITGTEGKIRLMSRNGNDLTATYPEVTDRGSWPEGNFVADGEIVALGKGSRPDFGRLQLRMNLVKTADIERARASVPVQLMLFDLLYDDGTDLSGLPFRERRERLSGFAGRLRKDSPVHLSAVLDHDVEDLMTSAAELGLEGVMAKKADSRYVIGRRSRSWIKLKLEQSQEVVVGGWRPGAGARSGTFGALLLGIPDGGKLHYVGRVGSGFKDWQLRDIMEHLEPRVVGESPFADIPREDAAGATWVSPELVAEVTFGEWTGPGRLRHPVWRGWRPDKSPDDVSQPN from the coding sequence GTGGCAGGCAAGCAACAGGAGCGGGTGAACGTGGAAGGCCACGAGCTCACCCTCACCAATCTGGGCAAAATCATCTACCCGGAAACCGGCACCACCAAGGCCGAAGTGCTGGAGTACTACGCCGCCGTGGCACCCTTCCTGATCCCCGCCGCTGCCAATCGTCCTGTCACCCGCAAGCGCTGGGTCAATGGAGTGGGCACCGCCGAACACCCTGGGCAGGTCTTCTTCCAGAAAAATCTAGAGGACTCCGCGCCCAAATGGATTCCACGCGCCGCCATCCAGCATTCGGACCACAGCAACGTTTATCCCCTGGTCAACAACCTGGCCACACTGACGTGGATGGCTCAGATCGCATCCTTGGAAATCCACGTTCCGCAGTGGCAAGTGGACGCTGCCGGGAAGCCGCTCCGGCCCGACCGCTTCGTCCTGGACCTCGATCCCGGTCCCGGCGCCGGCCTTCCCGAGTGCGTTGAAGTTGCCAAGCTGGCCCGGTCCATCCTGCAGGATATGAGCATGGACCCGGTCCCCGTCACCAGCGGCAGCAAGGGTATCCACCTCTACACAGGCCTCGACGGGACACTGAAGTCCGAGCAAGTGGCAGCGTTCGCCCATGAACTCGCCCGTGCTTTGGAATCCGATCATCCGGATTTGGTGGTCAGCGACATGAAGAAGTCCCTCCGCAAGGGCAAAGTGCTGGTGGACTGGAGCCAGAATAGCGGCAACAAGACCACTATCGTCCCATACTCACTCCGTGGCCGCGCGTTCCCCACAGTGGCTGCGCCGCGCACCTGGCGGGAGCTCGCCTCTGCCTCCTTGGAGCACTTGGACTTTCTTTCCGTGATGAAGCGCGTCAAGACAGGCAAAGACCACTTCGCGCCGATTTCCGAACGGCACCTGCCGCCTCACGGGGAGGATGAGAAGGACGACGGCGGCGCTGCCCCAGGCAGTACAGGCACCGGCAGTTCAGGCACCGGCAGTTCAGGCACCGTCAATACGGGCACAGGCAGCTCGGGCTCCCCCCGTGAGCGGGTGGTGACTGTGGAGAACCGTCTGGCAAAGTACGTCGGGATGCGCGATCCGGACAAAACCCCGGAGCCGTTCCCGTCGTCGTCGGCTGTTTCCAGTGGCGCAGCCGGCCGCTCGTCCTCAGACCAGCCGAAGCCGGGCGAGCCTCCGCCACCCGGCGGCATCTTTGTCATCCAGGAGCACCATGCCCGCCGCTACCACTTGGACTTCCGGCTGGAGCATGAGGGCGTCCTGGTCTCGTGGGCACTCCCCCGCGGCGTTCCCGAAACAACGGACCGGAACAACCTGGCCGTTCACACCGAAGACCATCCCATGGACTACGCCACGTTTGCCGGCGTCATTCCCAAGGGCGAGTACGGCGCTGGGACGGTCAGCATCTGGGACCGCGGCGAATACACCTGCGAGAAATGGCGCGATGGCAAGGAAGTGATCGCGACCCTCACAGGCGAGCCCGGTGGCGGACTAGGTGGCACCAGACGCTTCGCGCTCATCAACACGGGCCAGAACTGGCTGATTCACCAGATGAAGGAGCAACCGGGCGGGCGGCATGGCGGCCCATCTCCTGGCAAGGCAGCACCGAAGCCCGAACCGACGCAGCCCACTCCCTCCACTCCCCAGCCGATGCCGAATTACACCCCCATGCTCGCGACCTCCGGCACCACCGCCGAACTCAGCGGCGACGATTGGCTCTTTGAATTGAAGTGGGACGGAATCCGGGCGATCATTACCGGCACGGAAGGCAAAATCCGGCTCATGAGCCGTAACGGGAACGATCTCACAGCCACTTACCCTGAGGTGACTGACCGCGGGTCCTGGCCTGAGGGCAACTTCGTGGCGGATGGCGAAATCGTGGCGCTCGGCAAGGGGTCCAGGCCTGATTTCGGGCGGTTGCAGCTCCGCATGAACCTGGTCAAGACCGCTGACATCGAGCGTGCCAGGGCATCGGTTCCGGTGCAGCTCATGCTGTTCGACCTTCTTTACGACGACGGCACGGACCTGAGCGGGCTGCCGTTCCGAGAACGCCGCGAGAGGCTTTCGGGGTTTGCAGGGCGTTTGCGCAAAGATAGCCCGGTGCATCTCTCTGCGGTCCTGGACCACGACGTTGAGGATCTCATGACCAGCGCCGCCGAGCTTGGCTTGGAGGGGGTCATGGCGAAGAAAGCTGATAGCCGTTATGTGATCGGCCGTCGCAGCAGATCCTGGATCAAACTCAAGCTGGAGCAAAGCCAGGAAGTGGTGGTGGGCGGTTGGCGGCCCGGTGCCGGGGCCCGGAGCGGAACATTCGGTGCATTGCTGCTGGGCATCCCCGACGGCGGCAAGCTGCACTATGTGGGCAGGGTTGGCAGCGGGTTCAAGGATTGGCAGCTGCGGGACATCATGGAGCATCTTGAGCCCCGGGTGGTGGGCGAGTCCCCTTTCGCGGACATTCCCCGGGAGGATGCAGCGGGTGCCACATGGGTGAGCCCTGAGCTGGTGGCCGAGGTAACTTTCGGTGAATGGACGGGTCCTGGCCGGCTGCGTCATCCGGTGTGGCGTGGGTGGCGTCCGGACAAGTCCCCCGACGACGTAAGCCAGCCCAACTGA
- the ku gene encoding non-homologous end joining protein Ku yields MRAIWKGSIAFGLVNVPVKLYSATEDHDIGLHQVHNKDGGRIRYQRKCEICSEVVAYEDIDKAYEEEGRTVVLTAAELKSLPEENSREIEVVEFIPAEQLDPIMYERSYFLEPDSKSPKAYMLLRQTLEDTDRIAIVQYALRQKTRLGALRVRDDVLLLQALLWGDEVREAKFPSLETDIKISDKELEMSSALVESMAHDFDPDSYTDDYQAQLKTLIEAKLEKGEALDTEATFGVVEGEGEGGDVIDLMEALKRSLDKKRGKEKADDDDAAASKTASKPKARAKKKA; encoded by the coding sequence ATGAGGGCCATTTGGAAGGGATCTATCGCATTCGGTCTGGTCAACGTACCAGTGAAGCTCTACAGCGCCACAGAGGATCACGATATTGGCCTGCACCAAGTCCACAATAAGGACGGCGGCCGAATCCGGTACCAGCGGAAATGCGAAATTTGCAGCGAAGTTGTGGCTTATGAGGATATTGATAAGGCCTACGAGGAAGAGGGCCGCACCGTGGTCCTTACCGCGGCTGAATTGAAGTCCTTGCCGGAGGAGAACAGCCGCGAAATTGAGGTGGTGGAGTTTATCCCCGCCGAACAGCTGGACCCCATCATGTACGAACGCAGCTATTTCCTGGAGCCGGATTCCAAATCGCCCAAAGCCTACATGTTGCTCCGGCAGACGCTGGAGGACACGGACAGGATCGCCATTGTGCAGTATGCGCTCCGGCAGAAGACCCGGCTGGGGGCGCTGCGCGTTCGTGACGATGTGCTGTTGCTCCAGGCGCTCCTGTGGGGGGATGAAGTCCGCGAGGCCAAGTTCCCGTCCTTGGAGACGGACATCAAAATCTCGGACAAAGAGCTGGAAATGTCATCCGCCCTGGTGGAATCCATGGCGCACGACTTCGACCCCGATTCCTACACCGATGATTACCAAGCTCAGCTGAAGACGTTGATCGAGGCCAAGCTGGAGAAGGGCGAGGCTTTGGACACCGAGGCCACGTTTGGTGTGGTGGAAGGCGAGGGCGAAGGCGGCGACGTCATAGACCTCATGGAAGCGCTGAAGCGCAGCCTGGACAAGAAACGCGGCAAGGAAAAAGCGGACGACGACGACGCTGCCGCCAGCAAAACGGCCAGCAAACCGAAGGCGCGAGCCAAGAAAAAAGCGTGA
- a CDS encoding DUF6328 family protein has protein sequence MVEPEQAPRFGRNESTEERMDRNWMELIQELRVLQTGVQILGGFLLTLPFQERFELLDDWQRSLYLFNVMVAAVTTVLIVLPVSVHRRLFRRGLKSVLVSSADTITKWALAGVAILITGSASLVFDVTAGRTAGLVAGGFIILVLLVLVVGMPLWLQRHALLNNGTDNNGPSPD, from the coding sequence ATGGTAGAGCCGGAGCAGGCCCCCAGATTCGGCAGGAACGAATCCACCGAAGAACGGATGGACCGCAACTGGATGGAGCTGATCCAAGAATTACGGGTTCTCCAAACAGGTGTCCAGATCCTTGGCGGCTTCCTGCTCACACTCCCCTTCCAGGAGCGATTCGAACTCCTGGACGACTGGCAACGGAGCCTCTACCTCTTCAACGTGATGGTGGCAGCAGTGACCACCGTGCTCATAGTGCTCCCCGTCAGCGTTCACCGCCGGCTCTTCCGACGCGGCCTCAAATCCGTACTCGTCTCCAGCGCCGACACCATCACAAAGTGGGCTTTGGCCGGAGTTGCCATCCTCATTACCGGCTCGGCTTCGCTGGTCTTCGATGTCACTGCAGGTAGGACCGCCGGATTGGTGGCGGGCGGCTTCATCATCCTCGTGCTGCTGGTTTTGGTGGTCGGAATGCCGCTGTGGCTGCAGCGGCACGCTCTACTCAACAACGGAACAGACAACAACGGCCCCTCGCCGGACTGA
- a CDS encoding DUF4175 domain-containing protein: MNTLLIIAGVVAIVLLIVGGFTQALNWLLWVGVILLVVAAIGWLLSFMSGRRGHTV; the protein is encoded by the coding sequence ATGAATACGCTTCTGATCATTGCTGGTGTAGTGGCAATTGTTCTTCTTATAGTGGGTGGCTTCACCCAAGCACTCAACTGGTTGCTGTGGGTAGGCGTCATCTTGCTCGTTGTCGCAGCCATCGGCTGGTTGCTGAGCTTCATGTCGGGCCGCAGAGGCCACACGGTATAA
- a CDS encoding Dps family protein: MKASQQLADNLQIVLTDLIELQLQGKQAHWNIVGPNFRDLHLQLDELVVATREFADDTAERMRALHALPDGRSATIAKGTRLEEFPAGLVNTKNAVKLVTDRVERAVQTMRDVHDEVDEEDPTTADLLHAFISRLEQLVWMINAEIMNAGAAVTDPDEA; encoded by the coding sequence ATGAAAGCGTCACAGCAGCTTGCAGACAACCTTCAGATCGTCCTGACAGACCTTATTGAGCTGCAGCTTCAAGGAAAGCAGGCGCATTGGAACATTGTGGGGCCGAACTTCCGCGACCTTCACCTCCAGCTGGACGAGCTGGTAGTGGCCACGCGCGAGTTCGCTGATGACACCGCCGAACGTATGCGGGCACTCCACGCCCTTCCGGACGGCCGCAGTGCGACCATCGCCAAGGGCACGCGCCTGGAGGAATTCCCGGCAGGCCTGGTGAACACCAAGAACGCCGTCAAACTGGTCACCGACCGTGTGGAACGCGCAGTCCAGACCATGCGCGATGTCCACGACGAAGTGGACGAGGAAGACCCCACGACGGCGGACTTGCTGCACGCCTTCATCTCCCGCCTGGAACAGCTGGTATGGATGATCAACGCCGAAATCATGAACGCCGGCGCCGCCGTGACGGATCCCGACGAGGCCTAG
- a CDS encoding DNA topoisomerase IB → MPRLKRSDLSKPGIVRRKVGKGFSYRHPDGSLVSKEDRQRINALAIPPAWTDVWISPFDHGHILATGVDAAGRSQYIYHPGWRERKDTEKFIRAAKLGSVLPAVRRNVTVHLQDGTDPRQQTLAAAVRFMDLGALRVGSEIYMKQNGSYGLTTLRCRHARVDGPDVFLKFTGKSGQLWDTSIHDPALAAFLEPLAERPGKERLLAYQANGTWVFVDASMINEYLRGIAGEAYTSKDFRTWKGTAAAAVSLIKSGHKGTPRQAIVRAIKETSELLGNTPSVARSSYVDPRIIEGYLSEELKDVKPTEASIAAYLNGEPKV, encoded by the coding sequence ATGCCCAGGTTGAAGCGGAGTGACCTCTCCAAACCCGGCATTGTTAGACGCAAAGTAGGGAAAGGGTTCAGCTACAGGCACCCCGACGGGAGCTTGGTCAGCAAAGAGGATCGCCAGCGCATTAATGCGCTGGCGATCCCGCCTGCGTGGACCGATGTATGGATCAGCCCCTTCGACCACGGGCACATCCTCGCCACAGGGGTGGATGCTGCGGGGCGCAGCCAGTACATCTACCATCCTGGTTGGCGGGAGCGGAAGGACACCGAGAAATTCATCCGTGCTGCCAAGTTGGGATCGGTCCTGCCCGCGGTTCGCCGCAACGTCACGGTCCACCTGCAGGACGGAACCGATCCCCGGCAGCAGACCCTTGCAGCCGCAGTCCGGTTCATGGACCTGGGCGCCCTGCGCGTTGGCTCAGAGATCTATATGAAGCAGAACGGCTCCTACGGGCTCACCACGCTCCGTTGCCGCCACGCGAGGGTGGATGGGCCGGACGTTTTCCTGAAGTTCACCGGCAAGAGCGGCCAGCTCTGGGACACGTCCATCCATGATCCCGCGCTGGCAGCGTTCCTGGAACCGTTGGCGGAGCGTCCGGGCAAGGAGCGCCTGCTGGCCTACCAAGCCAACGGAACCTGGGTGTTCGTAGACGCGTCCATGATCAACGAATACCTGCGCGGAATCGCCGGTGAGGCCTACACTTCCAAGGATTTCCGGACGTGGAAGGGGACGGCCGCGGCTGCGGTCTCCCTGATCAAATCCGGCCACAAAGGAACGCCCCGCCAAGCGATTGTGCGGGCCATCAAGGAAACCTCGGAGCTGCTGGGCAACACCCCTTCCGTGGCCCGTTCCTCCTACGTGGACCCCAGGATCATTGAGGGCTACCTGTCAGAAGAGCTCAAGGACGTGAAGCCCACCGAGGCGTCGATTGCGGCTTACCTGAATGGCGAGCCGAAGGTCTAG
- a CDS encoding TetR/AcrR family transcriptional regulator, which yields MPRRIDAEARTAAIAEASLRVLERDGLSGLSVRGVAAEAGIAAASLRRAFATQHALREYCLQLIENRVIARVMALEVTGRALVDELLLQLLPLDKERRLELVAQVQLGVLSLTDSELRPAAVRLSDGVARASHAAIQILTEAGQFHRGRDPEYEAQRLRALLDGIAMNGLWSGELKTASPMLSMLARHLDELAEP from the coding sequence ATGCCCCGCAGAATCGACGCAGAGGCACGTACCGCAGCAATTGCTGAAGCTTCCCTGCGTGTCCTCGAACGTGATGGATTGTCTGGCCTGTCCGTGCGGGGGGTCGCAGCGGAAGCCGGCATCGCCGCGGCCTCGCTGCGGCGTGCGTTCGCCACGCAGCATGCCCTCAGGGAGTACTGCCTGCAGCTCATTGAGAATCGCGTCATCGCCAGGGTGATGGCACTCGAGGTCACCGGGCGAGCTCTGGTTGATGAGTTGCTGTTGCAGTTGCTACCTCTCGACAAAGAGCGGCGCCTGGAACTGGTGGCGCAAGTCCAGCTCGGCGTGCTTTCCCTCACCGACAGCGAGCTGCGTCCTGCTGCGGTCCGGCTGAGCGACGGCGTCGCTCGCGCAAGCCACGCCGCTATCCAGATCCTGACGGAAGCGGGTCAGTTCCACCGGGGCCGCGATCCCGAGTATGAGGCACAGCGGCTACGCGCGCTCCTCGATGGGATCGCGATGAACGGGTTATGGAGTGGAGAACTGAAGACGGCCAGTCCCATGCTCAGCATGCTCGCACGCCACCTCGACGAGCTCGCCGAACCCTAA
- a CDS encoding HPr family phosphocarrier protein — MPERTATIASRVGLHARPAAIFAEAAGDLDIDVTIARQGEPADDAMDAASILSLMSLGASHGDVVVLRAEGEGADAALDSLVKILETDHDAE, encoded by the coding sequence ATGCCAGAACGTACAGCAACCATCGCAAGCCGTGTGGGCCTCCACGCCCGCCCGGCAGCCATCTTCGCGGAGGCAGCCGGAGACCTGGACATCGACGTCACCATCGCACGTCAGGGCGAGCCCGCCGACGACGCCATGGACGCCGCCAGCATCCTGTCCCTCATGAGCCTGGGCGCCTCCCACGGCGACGTCGTAGTGCTCCGCGCCGAAGGTGAAGGCGCAGACGCCGCACTGGACAGCCTGGTAAAGATCCTCGAAACGGACCACGACGCCGAGTAG
- a CDS encoding PTS fructose transporter subunit IIABC — translation MTQLITTQLVTLDQNLGDSPADVIRVLAGKVAASGRASEVEGLFADAFAREQKTATGVPGGIAIPHCRSAAVQEPALAMARLSHKVDFGAKDGPADLIFFIAAPDGADQEHLKLLSKLARSLIKKDFTAALRAAATEQDIVDLVDGALADKPAAAPAAAAAPVESTTTAAAPKRIVAVTACPTGIAHTYMAADSLVAAAKEMGVDLQVETQGSSGAKPLDPAVIAAADAVIFAVDVDVRGKERFAGKPVINAPVKRGIDEPEKMVREALAAAEDPHARRVPHFGAEEQAERAEDEKGEHIGQKLKRALLTGVSYMIPFVAGGGLLIALGFLLGGYEITEVADKVVLENNFGNLPEGGLTIYLGAVLFKIGALSMGFLVPALAGYIAYAIADRPGIAPGFVAGAVSGFMGAGFLGGIVGGLLAGYIAHLIGTWQVPRWLRGLMPVVIIPLLASIVASGLMFLVLGGPIAGLTVALNNWLTGMSGASAVVLGIILGLMMCFDLGGPVNKVAYAFAVAGLSAGSADNQAPWLIMGTVMAAGMVPPLAMALATVLNKKLFSLAERENGKAAWLLGASFISEGAIPFAAADPLRVIPASMVGGALTGALCMATGVTSQAPHGGLFVFFAIGNLPMFIIAIVAGMVVSALAVIALKRFAVKKPVEAEAAPATVSV, via the coding sequence GTGACCCAGCTGATCACAACCCAATTGGTCACCCTCGACCAAAACCTGGGCGACTCCCCCGCCGACGTCATCCGCGTACTGGCCGGCAAAGTTGCCGCCAGCGGCCGTGCTTCCGAGGTTGAGGGGCTCTTTGCCGACGCCTTCGCCCGTGAGCAGAAGACGGCAACGGGCGTCCCCGGTGGCATCGCCATTCCGCACTGCCGCTCCGCCGCGGTCCAGGAGCCTGCCTTGGCCATGGCCCGTCTGTCCCACAAGGTGGACTTCGGCGCCAAGGATGGTCCCGCTGACCTGATCTTCTTCATCGCAGCCCCGGACGGCGCGGACCAAGAGCACCTGAAGCTGCTCTCCAAGCTGGCCCGTTCGCTGATCAAAAAGGACTTCACCGCAGCGCTGCGTGCGGCCGCCACGGAGCAGGACATCGTGGACCTCGTGGACGGCGCGCTGGCTGACAAGCCTGCGGCTGCTCCTGCCGCTGCCGCAGCTCCTGTAGAAAGCACGACGACGGCTGCCGCCCCCAAGCGCATCGTGGCCGTGACAGCTTGCCCCACGGGCATTGCGCACACTTACATGGCGGCCGACTCGCTGGTTGCCGCTGCCAAGGAAATGGGTGTTGACCTCCAGGTGGAGACCCAGGGTTCCTCCGGCGCCAAGCCTCTCGACCCGGCAGTGATCGCAGCGGCGGACGCCGTGATCTTCGCCGTCGACGTCGATGTTCGCGGCAAGGAGCGCTTCGCTGGCAAGCCGGTCATCAACGCTCCGGTCAAGCGCGGCATCGACGAGCCGGAGAAGATGGTCCGGGAAGCACTTGCGGCGGCCGAGGACCCGCACGCACGCCGCGTGCCGCATTTTGGCGCTGAAGAGCAGGCAGAGCGCGCCGAGGATGAGAAGGGCGAGCACATCGGCCAGAAGCTGAAGCGCGCGCTCCTCACGGGCGTCTCATACATGATCCCGTTCGTGGCTGGCGGCGGTCTGCTGATTGCCTTGGGCTTCCTGCTGGGCGGCTACGAAATCACTGAGGTTGCGGACAAGGTGGTGCTGGAAAACAACTTCGGCAACCTGCCTGAAGGCGGGCTCACCATTTACCTCGGTGCGGTCCTGTTCAAGATCGGTGCCCTATCCATGGGCTTCCTGGTCCCGGCGCTGGCCGGTTACATTGCCTACGCCATCGCCGACCGTCCGGGCATCGCGCCGGGCTTCGTCGCCGGTGCGGTATCAGGCTTCATGGGTGCCGGCTTCCTCGGCGGCATTGTGGGCGGTCTTCTGGCCGGTTACATCGCCCATCTGATCGGGACCTGGCAGGTACCCCGCTGGCTCCGCGGCTTGATGCCGGTTGTCATCATCCCGCTGCTGGCCTCCATCGTCGCTTCGGGCCTGATGTTCCTGGTCCTCGGCGGCCCCATCGCCGGCCTCACCGTGGCTCTCAACAACTGGCTAACGGGCATGAGCGGCGCCTCTGCTGTAGTCCTCGGCATCATCCTTGGTCTCATGATGTGCTTCGACCTCGGCGGCCCGGTCAACAAGGTTGCCTACGCCTTCGCAGTCGCTGGCCTGAGCGCAGGCAGCGCTGACAACCAGGCACCGTGGCTCATCATGGGCACCGTCATGGCAGCGGGCATGGTTCCGCCGCTGGCCATGGCCCTCGCAACGGTCCTGAACAAGAAGCTCTTCAGCCTCGCAGAGCGCGAAAACGGCAAGGCCGCCTGGCTGCTCGGCGCATCCTTCATCTCCGAAGGTGCCATCCCCTTCGCCGCGGCCGACCCGCTGCGCGTCATCCCGGCCAGCATGGTGGGCGGCGCACTGACAGGCGCCCTCTGCATGGCTACCGGGGTCACCTCCCAGGCTCCCCACGGCGGGCTCTTCGTCTTCTTCGCCATTGGCAACCTGCCGATGTTCATCATCGCCATCGTGGCCGGAATGGTGGTCAGCGCGCTGGCCGTCATCGCCCTGAAGCGCTTTGCAGTCAAGAAGCCGGTAGAAGCGGAAGCCGCCCCAGCCACCGTCAGCGTCTAG
- a CDS encoding 1-phosphofructokinase family hexose kinase, which yields MIVTLTANPSLDRTVELSAALARGEVQRAVAVHQESGGKGVNVSRALVASGLDTLAVLPGADSDPVLSGLHDAGVPFAALPIGQALRSNVTLTEPDGVTTKINEPGPELSGEQQEALIGLLLERSRGASWVVLAGSLPPGVPADFYATIARRLRSRADGTASPSIAIDSSGAPLAAALVGDAAGKPDLLKPNAEELAELAAAAGFTNVSTADELEADPAKAAEAAAAVVASGVGAVLATLGSKGAVLVTADGAWLATHPPIKAVSTVGAGDSSLAGYLLAATQGGSAQDCLRQAVAHGAAAASLPGSTVPAVHQTTPNAVTITALQKDSQ from the coding sequence ATGATCGTCACCTTGACCGCCAATCCCAGCCTGGACCGCACTGTTGAGCTTTCCGCTGCTTTGGCCCGCGGTGAAGTGCAGCGCGCCGTGGCCGTCCACCAGGAATCCGGCGGAAAGGGCGTCAACGTTTCCCGGGCGCTCGTGGCCTCCGGCCTCGACACCCTGGCCGTTCTTCCGGGTGCCGACTCGGACCCTGTTCTGTCAGGGCTGCACGACGCCGGCGTACCGTTCGCGGCGCTGCCTATCGGGCAGGCGCTGCGCAGCAATGTCACGCTCACCGAACCCGATGGCGTCACCACCAAGATCAACGAACCCGGCCCGGAGCTGAGCGGTGAACAGCAGGAAGCCCTGATCGGGCTGTTGCTGGAACGCTCTCGTGGCGCCAGCTGGGTGGTTCTCGCCGGATCGCTCCCACCAGGAGTGCCCGCGGATTTCTACGCCACCATCGCTCGTCGGCTCCGGTCGAGAGCGGACGGAACGGCCTCCCCAAGCATCGCCATCGACTCCTCGGGGGCGCCGCTCGCGGCCGCCTTGGTGGGCGACGCCGCAGGGAAACCGGACCTCCTCAAGCCGAACGCGGAAGAACTCGCAGAACTTGCTGCCGCCGCCGGTTTCACCAACGTCTCCACTGCTGACGAACTGGAAGCGGATCCGGCCAAAGCCGCCGAAGCTGCAGCCGCCGTCGTCGCCAGCGGTGTAGGCGCCGTTCTAGCAACACTCGGGTCCAAAGGAGCAGTCCTGGTGACGGCGGACGGAGCATGGCTCGCCACGCATCCGCCCATCAAAGCCGTCAGCACGGTGGGCGCCGGGGACTCTTCACTGGCCGGATACTTGTTGGCCGCAACCCAAGGCGGCTCTGCGCAGGACTGCCTTCGTCAAGCCGTGGCACATGGTGCCGCTGCTGCTTCGCTGCCGGGCTCCACTGTCCCGGCAGTCCACCAGACAACCCCCAATGCCGTAACCATCACGGCCCTCCAGAAGGACTCACAGTGA
- a CDS encoding DeoR/GlpR family DNA-binding transcription regulator codes for MFAEERQQLISALVAERGRVSVTDLADRFSITTETIRRDLAALEVSGNLRRVHGGAVPSDRLSTREESILERAVQRQVEKHRIAEAALALIPQLTTGSILLDAGSTTEILADLLAQQTPSTNGNDELVVITHAIPIAGKLSSTQGIALQILGGRVRGLTQAAVGQSTVEAAYKLRPDIAFVGANGIHATFGLSTPDPEEAAVKSAFVTSARRVVALADSSKLDAETLVQFANLKDVDTLITDGEPSAELAAALADAGVDVVIA; via the coding sequence GTGTTCGCCGAAGAACGCCAGCAACTGATCTCCGCACTCGTCGCAGAGCGCGGACGGGTGAGCGTCACAGACCTCGCCGACCGTTTCAGCATCACCACTGAGACAATCCGCCGCGACCTCGCGGCCCTTGAGGTCTCCGGCAATCTGCGGCGCGTTCACGGCGGCGCCGTCCCCTCGGATCGCCTGAGCACCCGCGAAGAGAGCATCCTGGAGCGCGCCGTCCAGCGGCAGGTGGAAAAACACCGCATCGCCGAGGCAGCACTCGCCCTGATCCCCCAGCTCACCACCGGGAGCATTCTCCTGGACGCTGGCTCCACCACGGAAATACTCGCAGACCTGCTGGCCCAGCAGACGCCCTCGACCAATGGAAACGATGAACTCGTAGTCATCACGCACGCCATTCCCATCGCCGGCAAGCTGTCTTCCACGCAAGGGATAGCACTTCAAATCCTTGGTGGCCGTGTCCGCGGACTGACCCAGGCCGCCGTCGGGCAGTCCACCGTGGAGGCGGCGTACAAACTTCGCCCGGACATCGCGTTCGTCGGAGCCAACGGCATCCACGCAACGTTCGGGCTCAGCACCCCCGATCCAGAGGAAGCCGCGGTCAAATCCGCCTTCGTTACCTCAGCCCGCCGCGTAGTGGCCCTTGCCGACTCTTCCAAGCTGGACGCCGAAACCCTGGTCCAGTTCGCCAACCTGAAGGATGTTGACACCTTGATTACAGACGGCGAACCGTCCGCGGAACTCGCAGCAGCCCTGGCCGATGCCGGCGTCGACGTGGTGATCGCATGA